A genomic window from Glycine max cultivar Williams 82 chromosome 17, Glycine_max_v4.0, whole genome shotgun sequence includes:
- the LOC100795812 gene encoding type IV inositol polyphosphate 5-phosphatase 3 encodes MEIEHYECGKRTWFGDKREEQAPIESNEFLPRLRRQKSVTSRSQYINKKELRVCVGTWNVGGKLPPDDLDIDDWLGINELADIYVLSLQEIVPLNPGNIFCVEDTRPRQKWENIIRDALNRVRSKAPKMKSFSDPPSPSKFKPSNDAPDIEEETLLESDGDIGEEVHPLDEEHNVYDGGANKPTTYEEALNTNFQASDVVDIANTKEPIGNDLKRQIYDGKR; translated from the exons ATGGAAATTGAGCATTATG AGTGTGGAAAACGGACATGGTTTGGGGACAAAAGAGAGGAACAAGCTCCAATTGAGTCAAATG AATTTCTTCCAAGGTTAAGGAGGCAAAAGTCAGTAACTTCTAGGTCTCAGtatataaacaaaaaggaaCTAAG AGTTTGTGTTGGAACATGGAATGTTGGAGGAAAGCTTCCACCTGATGACCTAGATATTGATGATTGGTTAGGCATTAACGAGCTAGCTGATATCTATGTTCTTAG TCTTCAGGAGATTGTACCATTAAATCCGGGTAACATTTTTTGTGTTGAAGACACTCGACCGAGACAGAAATGGGAAAACATTATTCGAGATGCACTTAATAGAGTTAGATCAAAAGCACCAAAGATGAAATCCTTCAGTGATCCCCCATCACCATCAAAATTTAAGCCATCAAATGATGCGCCAGacatagaagaagaaacatTACTTGAAAGTGATGGTGATATTGGTGAGGAAGTCCATCCTTTGGATGAAGAACACAATGTTTATGATGGAGGTGCAAATAAACCAACCACATATGAAGAAGCCTTGAATACTAATTTTCAGGCTTCAGATGTTGTTGATATTGCCAACACAAAAGAGCCAATAGGCAATGATTTAAAGAGACAGATTTATGATGGAAAGAG